One Echinicola strongylocentroti DNA window includes the following coding sequences:
- a CDS encoding potassium channel family protein, with protein sequence MKFIIVGMGNFGAYLAARLTDKGHEVIGVDSKMSKIEGVKEKVTHTICMNATDKQAVKNLPIKDTDVVLIAIGEDMGASIMATAVFKELQAKRIISRAITNTHETVIKAIGVDEIIHPEEETAERLAKKLEMKGVIDSFDISDGYNIVEVNAPKDFIGKTIGETDVRNSFNVNILTIIKVRNRPNLFGNMQERQKVLGVVSGSTVIEENDILVLFGDFKDIQKILDLNEG encoded by the coding sequence ATGAAATTTATCATAGTAGGGATGGGGAATTTTGGTGCTTATTTGGCTGCCCGTCTGACCGATAAGGGCCATGAGGTCATCGGTGTGGACAGTAAAATGTCCAAAATAGAAGGAGTCAAGGAAAAGGTAACCCATACCATCTGTATGAATGCCACTGACAAGCAGGCAGTCAAAAACTTGCCAATCAAAGATACTGACGTCGTGCTGATCGCCATCGGGGAAGACATGGGTGCATCCATTATGGCCACGGCTGTGTTTAAGGAGCTGCAGGCCAAGAGAATCATTAGTCGAGCCATTACCAATACCCACGAGACGGTCATCAAGGCCATTGGTGTCGATGAAATCATCCATCCCGAGGAAGAAACTGCCGAGCGCTTGGCCAAGAAATTGGAGATGAAGGGGGTGATCGACAGTTTTGATATTTCTGATGGGTATAATATCGTAGAGGTGAATGCGCCAAAAGACTTTATCGGTAAGACTATTGGTGAAACAGACGTCAGAAACAGCTTTAATGTCAATATCCTGACGATTATCAAAGTAAGGAACCGCCCCAATCTCTTTGGCAATATGCAAGAACGACAGAAGGTGTTGGGCGTCGTCAGTGGCAGCACTGTCATTGAGGAAAATGATATCTTAGTGCTTTTTGGCGACTTTAAGGATATCCAAAAGATTTTGGACCTGAATGAGGGGTAA
- a CDS encoding ion transporter has translation MMLSKKRLAHIVFESDDAASKRFDVVLLVAILGSVTVAILDSVSELHQAYGTVFYLLEWGFTLLFTIEYLLRVWLSRRTLGYVLSFYGIVDLLAILPTYLSLVVANSHFLAVVRALRFLRVLRVLKLGRYLREAQVLTDALYNSRLKIQVFLGSVVTIVLVMGTVMFFIEGPESGFTSIPTAMYWAIVTLTTVGYGDISPATPLGQFMASLIMLLGYAIIAVPTGIVTSEISASAKRKQQDQRACHTCHAIGHDEDAYHCKYCGTRL, from the coding sequence CTGATGCTCTCCAAAAAACGACTGGCCCATATTGTTTTTGAATCTGATGATGCTGCGTCAAAACGCTTTGATGTGGTATTATTAGTGGCCATTTTGGGGAGCGTGACGGTGGCTATTCTGGACTCTGTAAGTGAGCTGCATCAGGCCTACGGGACCGTGTTTTATTTACTGGAGTGGGGGTTTACGTTACTTTTTACGATCGAGTATCTCTTGCGTGTATGGTTGAGCAGGCGGACATTAGGCTATGTGTTGAGCTTTTACGGAATAGTGGATCTCTTGGCGATCTTGCCCACTTATCTAAGCTTGGTAGTGGCCAATAGCCATTTCTTGGCAGTGGTCAGGGCATTACGTTTTCTGAGGGTGCTAAGGGTGCTTAAGCTGGGGCGATATTTGCGCGAGGCACAGGTATTGACTGATGCCTTGTACAATAGCCGCTTGAAGATCCAGGTGTTTCTTGGTTCTGTGGTGACGATCGTTTTGGTCATGGGGACGGTCATGTTTTTTATAGAAGGACCAGAAAGTGGCTTTACCAGCATCCCAACAGCCATGTACTGGGCCATTGTCACCTTGACAACAGTGGGATATGGTGATATATCGCCTGCTACTCCGCTAGGTCAGTTTATGGCTTCCTTGATCATGTTATTGGGATATGCTATCATTGCTGTTCCCACGGGAATCGTCACTTCAGAAATCAGCGCTTCTGCCAAACGAAAGCAACAGGACCAACGGGCCTGTCATACCTGCCATGCCATTGGGCATGATGAAGATGCCTATCACTGTAAATACTGTGGGACAAGGCTCTGA
- a CDS encoding LutC/YkgG family protein has product MSSKEAILGAIKKNKPAATPLPDLLKFPDETNLIERYEKGLTGNGGKLQVVDSLEELEAFVRENYASDQLIASLVDEVNGNVDVSKISDPHDLEHVELAILKGELGVSENGAIWMPEKNVVHRVLPFIAQHLIIVIREETLLTNMHDAYEKVNVADGGYGVFIAGPSKTADIEQSLVIGAHGPRSLTVFLLKK; this is encoded by the coding sequence ATGAGCAGCAAGGAAGCTATATTAGGAGCCATCAAAAAAAACAAACCCGCAGCAACTCCCTTACCGGATTTGCTTAAGTTTCCCGATGAAACCAACCTTATAGAGCGCTACGAAAAGGGCCTCACTGGCAATGGTGGCAAATTACAAGTAGTGGATTCTTTGGAAGAATTGGAAGCTTTCGTAAGGGAAAACTATGCTAGTGACCAGCTCATCGCCTCCTTGGTGGACGAGGTAAATGGAAATGTGGACGTAAGCAAAATCTCCGACCCACACGACCTAGAGCATGTAGAGTTGGCCATTCTGAAGGGAGAGCTAGGGGTTTCCGAAAACGGAGCCATCTGGATGCCAGAAAAGAATGTCGTCCATCGTGTACTCCCCTTTATCGCCCAGCACCTGATCATTGTCATCCGCGAAGAAACTTTACTCACCAATATGCACGATGCCTACGAAAAGGTCAATGTGGCAGATGGTGGCTACGGTGTGTTTATCGCCGGCCCTTCTAAGACCGCAGATATCGAGCAGTCCCTGGTCATCGGTGCCCATGGCCCAAGAAGCTTGACGGTGTTTTTGTTGAAAAAGTAA
- a CDS encoding TrkH family potassium uptake protein, protein MYVDKKLIKQIIEKVILVLSFAGFALVIYEEGFKKPFLTETDSHLLLKVMLSTIWAGYVALYFLVKSKTGAFTKKRISELMAILIISGILVFIFTEYSIPGLDMITQATTDRFLVDLLVAGVFLIELSKVSLGVNELQLNPPLIFILSFLVLIAIGTVLLMLPNATHGPIHLIDALFTATSAVCVTGLIVLDTAKDFTIFGQLIIMLLFQLGGLGMMTFTSFFGFFFRGSFSIQNQLFLKDFINEDNFGQIFSTLMKVILFTFLVEGLAAVLIFFSLDNELFNGVGEMIFFSIFHSISGFCNAGFSILSDGLYEQGFRDNYNMQLIIAFSIILGGIGFPVVLSYYGYLRHFVRGMYRKLVYKESYRHLPRVVNIGTRLIVITTAILIVVGFLGYWILEYDHSMAGLDSYGKMVTAFFGAVTPRTAGFNTVDMAALSVPTVLLYLLLMWIGASPGSTGGGLKTSTFAVAILSSFSIAKGKDRVEVFRREVSSSTLRKAFAVTFLSFMVIGTAIFALMLFDRNLPLLSVVFEAFSAFSTVGLSLGITGSLSFGSKMVLILTMFIGRVGILTLLIAISKEVKNLSYRYPEESVFIT, encoded by the coding sequence ATGTATGTAGATAAGAAACTCATCAAACAAATCATCGAAAAAGTCATTCTTGTGCTTAGTTTTGCAGGATTTGCCTTGGTGATTTATGAAGAAGGGTTCAAAAAGCCATTTTTGACAGAAACAGATTCTCATTTACTGCTTAAGGTCATGCTGTCAACGATTTGGGCCGGCTACGTTGCGTTGTACTTTTTGGTCAAATCCAAAACAGGAGCTTTTACCAAGAAACGAATATCAGAGCTGATGGCTATACTGATCATCAGTGGTATCTTGGTGTTTATCTTTACGGAATATTCCATTCCGGGGCTTGACATGATCACGCAAGCGACTACCGACCGCTTCTTGGTGGATTTATTGGTGGCCGGAGTGTTTTTAATTGAGCTTTCTAAAGTAAGTTTGGGCGTCAATGAACTCCAATTAAACCCTCCGCTGATATTTATTCTTAGCTTTTTGGTACTGATAGCCATAGGTACGGTGCTGCTGATGTTGCCAAACGCTACTCATGGCCCCATTCACTTGATAGATGCTCTTTTTACTGCCACTAGTGCCGTGTGTGTTACCGGGCTGATTGTACTCGATACGGCCAAGGATTTTACCATTTTTGGACAATTGATCATTATGCTATTGTTCCAGTTGGGCGGCTTGGGGATGATGACCTTTACGAGTTTCTTTGGCTTCTTCTTTCGCGGGAGCTTTAGTATCCAAAACCAGCTTTTCTTGAAGGATTTTATCAATGAGGATAACTTTGGCCAGATATTCAGTACGCTGATGAAAGTGATCCTCTTTACATTTTTGGTCGAAGGGTTGGCCGCTGTATTGATCTTTTTTTCCTTGGACAATGAACTGTTCAATGGCGTAGGGGAAATGATATTCTTCAGTATTTTTCATAGTATTTCGGGCTTCTGCAATGCAGGCTTCAGTATCCTGAGCGACGGCCTTTACGAACAGGGTTTTCGTGACAATTACAACATGCAGTTGATCATAGCATTTTCCATTATTTTGGGAGGGATAGGATTTCCAGTGGTGCTTAGCTACTATGGTTATTTGAGGCATTTTGTCCGTGGGATGTATCGCAAGTTGGTGTATAAAGAAAGTTACCGTCATTTGCCCAGAGTGGTGAATATCGGGACACGATTGATTGTGATCACTACAGCGATATTGATAGTGGTGGGGTTTCTGGGATATTGGATCTTGGAATATGATCACTCCATGGCAGGGCTGGATAGCTATGGCAAGATGGTCACCGCTTTTTTTGGGGCAGTGACACCGCGGACAGCAGGCTTCAATACGGTAGATATGGCGGCACTTTCTGTCCCTACAGTGCTGCTGTACCTTTTGTTGATGTGGATAGGTGCTTCACCAGGCTCCACAGGTGGTGGGCTGAAGACCAGTACATTTGCCGTGGCCATTTTGAGTTCATTCAGTATTGCCAAAGGCAAGGACCGGGTAGAGGTGTTTAGAAGGGAGGTTTCGAGCAGTACTTTGCGAAAGGCTTTTGCGGTCACCTTTCTTTCCTTTATGGTCATAGGGACAGCCATTTTTGCTTTGATGCTATTTGATCGCAATTTGCCATTGTTGAGTGTGGTCTTTGAAGCTTTTTCTGCCTTTTCCACGGTGGGGCTAAGTTTGGGGATCACGGGGAGTTTGAGCTTTGGAAGTAAAATGGTATTGATATTGACCATGTTTATTGGCCGGGTGGGGATACTGACGCTATTAATTGCAATCAGCAAAGAAGTAAAAAACCTGAGCTACCGCTACCCGGAAGAAAGTGTCTTTATTACCTGA
- a CDS encoding glycoside hydrolase family 31 protein → MNNSHFFAAFFIFLAQTSLLFAQEGQESLSNDQNTYLISAGNKNLQLQFHSPDVFRVKTFWGEQPEEQYSYMLKQQAFDLLPVKSTKDEGTFIFETGRLTVKVDQYSLNLMVYDSQGNLLSGEEVSDADGGAYQDTDAVGAIKTLQPDEHFFGFGERMDFLDRRGKEVDLNVGRGLGRPHIIGAYNVMEANYAPVPFFMSTKGYGIFFHNSYATHWDLGSESNEHLSFEAEGGELDYFFMYGPDFPKLLYHYTGLTGRSPLLPRFAHGLHVGTYSGGTWGHEEMTSTHYVVGLARKYREKGIPFDVLHLDSTWRMFGENGGSGATTFEWRETFKDPASMFDSLYAMDINMVGLHLRPRFDNGKQLDLLNQARAKGYVYPEEDNPGEFVNFFDEEAVDWWWDNGVMRIAEIGAMFLKTDEGSAFGRKANESDKTGPRTEEARRLHNVFPVAYAKAPYEKFKEYNGMRGMNHTREGYAGIQRYPFIWAGDWPSEWQYYGPVIKAGINVGLSGVGYWSHNMGGFEHDADPELFARWVQFGMFSPVAHVFGMDHPGYKEPWNYGDKAEEIFTQYDKLRYRLIPYIYTTAFQQYQSGTPIMRALVLEHQEDYNTYTVDDQYYFGDQMIVCPVLTKEAQTRTVYLPEGTWYDYWDGTKYEGKQYYNIVTPLEELPIFVKEGAIIPMQDEVAYDNKEAYGTITLDIFPGASSRYRLFEDDGVSEKYMDGHYAETLFQATSEGDGLEVRVGKSEGAYDPGARSYVLKIHTETEPTEVMLNGEDLAQLDAAAIKEGNAGWAYDAEAKVLWAGGEKNADEEIWFDIK, encoded by the coding sequence ATGAATAATAGTCATTTCTTTGCAGCTTTTTTCATTTTCTTGGCTCAAACAAGCCTCTTGTTTGCTCAAGAAGGACAAGAAAGTCTGTCAAACGACCAAAACACTTACCTTATCTCTGCAGGAAACAAAAACCTGCAGTTACAGTTTCACTCACCTGATGTCTTTCGCGTAAAGACCTTTTGGGGCGAGCAGCCCGAGGAGCAATATTCCTATATGCTCAAGCAGCAGGCATTTGACTTGCTTCCTGTCAAATCCACCAAGGATGAAGGGACCTTTATCTTCGAGACAGGCAGACTAACAGTGAAAGTGGACCAATACAGCTTAAACCTAATGGTGTATGACTCCCAAGGAAACCTCCTTTCTGGTGAAGAGGTCTCAGACGCTGACGGTGGTGCCTATCAGGATACCGACGCCGTGGGAGCGATTAAAACGCTTCAGCCGGATGAGCACTTTTTTGGCTTTGGCGAACGCATGGATTTTCTTGACCGTCGGGGCAAGGAAGTGGACTTGAATGTAGGTAGAGGATTGGGAAGACCCCATATCATCGGCGCGTATAATGTCATGGAAGCCAATTACGCTCCAGTACCGTTCTTTATGAGCACAAAGGGTTACGGTATCTTTTTCCATAATTCCTATGCCACCCATTGGGACCTCGGCTCGGAGAGCAATGAGCACCTGAGCTTCGAGGCAGAAGGTGGTGAGCTGGATTATTTCTTTATGTATGGACCTGATTTCCCCAAGTTGCTTTATCATTATACCGGTCTGACAGGCCGGTCACCATTATTGCCGCGTTTTGCGCATGGCCTTCACGTGGGTACTTACAGTGGTGGTACTTGGGGACATGAAGAGATGACCAGTACGCACTATGTGGTGGGGCTGGCCAGAAAATACAGGGAAAAAGGAATTCCTTTTGATGTCTTGCACTTGGATTCTACATGGAGGATGTTTGGTGAAAATGGCGGAAGTGGAGCCACCACTTTTGAGTGGAGGGAAACTTTCAAGGATCCGGCGAGTATGTTTGACAGCCTCTATGCGATGGATATCAATATGGTGGGACTGCACCTGAGGCCGCGGTTTGACAATGGTAAGCAGCTGGATTTGCTTAATCAGGCCAGGGCCAAAGGCTATGTATATCCTGAAGAAGACAATCCTGGTGAATTTGTGAATTTCTTTGATGAAGAAGCCGTGGATTGGTGGTGGGACAATGGCGTGATGCGCATTGCGGAAATTGGAGCCATGTTCCTGAAAACTGATGAAGGAAGTGCTTTTGGCCGTAAGGCAAATGAAAGTGACAAGACCGGCCCTCGGACGGAAGAAGCCAGAAGGCTACATAATGTCTTTCCCGTGGCTTATGCCAAAGCTCCTTATGAGAAATTTAAAGAATATAACGGTATGCGCGGCATGAACCACACCCGTGAAGGGTACGCCGGTATCCAGCGATATCCCTTTATCTGGGCAGGAGACTGGCCAAGCGAATGGCAGTATTACGGCCCGGTGATCAAAGCAGGGATCAATGTAGGCTTATCTGGCGTTGGGTATTGGTCGCATAATATGGGCGGTTTTGAGCATGATGCAGATCCGGAACTGTTTGCCAGGTGGGTGCAGTTTGGGATGTTCAGTCCAGTGGCGCACGTTTTTGGGATGGATCATCCCGGATATAAGGAGCCTTGGAACTATGGTGACAAGGCAGAGGAGATCTTTACGCAGTATGATAAACTACGGTATCGCCTGATCCCTTACATCTATACGACTGCGTTCCAGCAGTATCAATCGGGTACACCGATCATGCGGGCATTGGTATTGGAGCATCAAGAAGACTACAATACCTATACAGTGGATGATCAATATTACTTTGGTGACCAGATGATCGTATGTCCCGTGCTGACCAAAGAGGCGCAAACCAGAACGGTGTATTTGCCAGAAGGCACTTGGTATGACTATTGGGATGGTACCAAATATGAAGGCAAGCAGTACTATAATATTGTCACACCTCTCGAGGAACTACCGATCTTCGTGAAAGAAGGGGCGATTATCCCTATGCAGGATGAAGTGGCTTATGATAATAAAGAAGCTTATGGCACGATCACCCTCGACATTTTCCCAGGAGCATCTTCCCGATACCGTCTTTTTGAAGATGATGGGGTGTCCGAGAAGTACATGGATGGCCATTATGCAGAAACCCTCTTTCAAGCCACATCGGAAGGAGATGGTTTGGAAGTTCGGGTAGGTAAATCAGAGGGTGCTTACGATCCTGGTGCACGCAGTTATGTCTTAAAAATCCATACTGAAACCGAGCCGACTGAGGTAATGCTGAATGGAGAAGATCTTGCGCAATTGGATGCCGCTGCTATCAAGGAAGGTAACGCTGGCTGGGCGTATGATGCAGAAGCCAAGGTGCTTTGGGCAGGAGGAGAAAAAAATGCTGATGAAGAAATTTGGTTTGATATCAAGTAA
- a CDS encoding (Fe-S)-binding protein translates to MRVGLFIPCYVDQFYPGAAQATLELLEKYGVEVVYPLSQTCCGQPMANSGYGKYGKDSADLFMKNFGEFEYIVAPSGSCTLHVKDHVLPKTEGAPKIYELCEFLTDILKVDHVNASFPHKVGFHSSCHGLRGLRLAKCSERMDPEFNKPLSLLNMVNNIQMVELDRKDECCGFGGTFAIAEEAISVTMGKDRIADHQRNGVEVLTGADMSCLMHMEGLLKRQKSPIKVMHIAEILNGNEVVESSET, encoded by the coding sequence ATGCGAGTAGGACTCTTTATACCTTGTTATGTAGACCAGTTTTATCCCGGAGCGGCTCAAGCTACCTTGGAGCTTCTGGAAAAATACGGCGTGGAAGTCGTTTATCCCCTTTCCCAGACCTGCTGCGGCCAGCCCATGGCCAATTCCGGCTATGGAAAATATGGGAAAGATTCCGCCGATCTATTCATGAAAAACTTTGGTGAGTTTGAATACATCGTGGCACCTTCTGGCAGCTGTACGCTCCATGTCAAGGACCATGTCCTCCCAAAAACCGAAGGGGCTCCCAAGATCTACGAACTGTGTGAGTTTCTCACAGACATTCTGAAAGTGGATCACGTGAATGCAAGTTTTCCCCACAAAGTAGGCTTCCATTCGAGCTGCCACGGCCTTCGCGGGCTTCGTTTGGCCAAATGTTCGGAACGAATGGATCCAGAATTCAACAAGCCGCTTTCCCTATTGAACATGGTAAATAACATCCAAATGGTCGAACTGGACCGCAAAGATGAATGCTGTGGCTTTGGAGGAACATTTGCGATTGCCGAAGAAGCCATTTCTGTCACCATGGGAAAGGACCGCATTGCAGATCATCAGCGCAATGGTGTAGAAGTGCTCACTGGAGCTGACATGTCCTGTCTTATGCACATGGAAGGCCTGCTCAAACGCCAAAAAAGCCCCATCAAAGTGATGCATATCGCCGAAATCCTGAATGGAAATGAAGTAGTAGAGAGTAGTGAGACTTGA
- a CDS encoding lactate utilization protein B → MKGKTHAEEAAAFIKDDARTHWHDETLWHVRSNRDRSAQGIPEWETLRDTASATKDYVLSHLGELLEQFESNAKANGVEVLWAKDAVEHNQHVYRILQENKVSNIVKSKSILTEECGLNHYLEKKGYDVVDTDLGERIIQFAKQTPSHIVLPAIHLKKQDIGEIFHNHIGTKEGASDPNYLTEAARQHLRKKFVEANAAITGVNFGIAETGGFVVCTNEGNADMGTHLADVHIACMGIEKLIPRAADLGVFLRLLARSATGQSITNYSSHFHRPAEGKKMYIILVDNGRTDQLGREDFKNSLKCIRCGACMNTCPIYRRSGGHSYNYTVPGPIGSILSPGRDLKKYSTLPFASTLCGSCSDVCPVKINIHEQLYKWRQVIAEHTNMDRSKQLSMKVAGMTFGKPVLYDLAGKVARTALKYTPHSLVYSSINVWGKHRDLPEVPEESFKEWYKKNRKQ, encoded by the coding sequence ATGAAAGGAAAGACCCACGCCGAAGAAGCGGCAGCATTCATAAAAGACGACGCCAGAACCCATTGGCATGACGAAACCCTCTGGCATGTACGCTCCAACAGGGACCGTTCTGCCCAGGGCATCCCTGAGTGGGAGACCTTGCGGGATACGGCATCCGCCACCAAAGATTACGTCCTTTCACATTTAGGTGAGCTACTGGAACAGTTTGAGTCCAACGCAAAAGCCAATGGGGTAGAAGTACTCTGGGCCAAGGATGCCGTAGAGCACAATCAACATGTCTATCGTATCCTCCAAGAAAACAAGGTCAGCAATATTGTCAAAAGTAAATCCATCCTCACTGAGGAATGCGGCCTCAACCATTACTTGGAAAAGAAAGGTTATGATGTCGTGGACACGGATTTGGGCGAACGCATTATCCAGTTTGCCAAACAGACCCCAAGCCATATCGTCTTGCCCGCCATTCACCTCAAAAAGCAGGATATAGGCGAGATCTTCCACAATCATATCGGCACCAAAGAAGGTGCCAGTGACCCCAACTACCTTACCGAAGCGGCAAGACAGCACTTACGCAAAAAGTTTGTAGAAGCCAATGCTGCCATTACCGGCGTCAACTTCGGTATAGCGGAGACGGGCGGTTTTGTGGTCTGCACCAATGAGGGCAATGCAGACATGGGCACGCACTTGGCCGATGTCCACATCGCCTGCATGGGCATCGAAAAACTGATCCCTCGTGCCGCTGACTTGGGTGTATTTCTCCGGCTTTTGGCGCGAAGCGCTACAGGACAGAGCATCACCAATTACAGCTCTCACTTCCACCGTCCTGCCGAAGGAAAAAAGATGTACATCATCTTGGTGGACAATGGCAGAACAGATCAGCTTGGCCGGGAAGATTTTAAAAACTCCCTTAAATGCATCCGTTGTGGTGCCTGTATGAATACCTGCCCCATATACAGACGTAGCGGAGGGCATAGCTATAACTACACTGTTCCTGGACCGATTGGGTCTATCCTGTCTCCTGGGAGGGATTTGAAGAAATACAGCACACTGCCATTTGCATCGACGCTTTGTGGCTCCTGCTCAGATGTATGCCCCGTGAAGATCAACATCCACGAACAGCTGTACAAATGGCGTCAGGTAATCGCCGAACACACCAATATGGACCGAAGCAAACAACTGTCCATGAAGGTGGCCGGAATGACTTTTGGCAAGCCAGTCCTGTATGATCTGGCCGGAAAAGTGGCAAGAACTGCCCTTAAATACACCCCACACAGTCTGGTGTACAGCAGTATCAATGTCTGGGGCAAGCACCGTGACCTACCAGAAGTCCCCGAGGAGAGTTTTAAGGAATGGTATAAGAAAAACAGAAAACAATGA
- a CDS encoding TIM barrel protein has translation MRIDKQRIKEMNDQALPDHREGFDHLDSVLGKKGIDVNALVGKLKEFQVAVPSWALGTGGTRFGRFPGGGEPGTLEDKIADVGLLHQLSQSAGAISLHIPWDIPKDVKAIKELAASHGLIFDAVNSNTFQDQPDQELSYKFGSLCHADRAVRKQAVDHNLEVIRYGDALGSKSLTVWLADGSSFPGQLNFKKAFRRTLESLQEIYAGMPSDWKMFVEYKPYEPNFYSTVIQDWGTSHMLADKLGDRAYSLVDLGHHLPNTNIEQIVATLMMEGKLGGFHFNDSKYGDDDVTVGSLKPYQLFLIFNELVDGMEDPTSDNPYPAWMIDASHNLKDPLEDLLQSLEAIKLAYAQALLVDRVALEEARENNDPSLAQEILQAAYRTDVRPLLAEARLQSGGALDPIGTYRRLNVRKELIAQRGEKVISTGL, from the coding sequence ATGCGAATAGACAAGCAAAGAATAAAAGAAATGAACGATCAAGCTCTCCCGGACCACCGGGAGGGTTTTGATCATTTGGACAGCGTACTGGGAAAGAAGGGCATCGATGTCAATGCCCTTGTGGGAAAGCTAAAGGAATTCCAGGTGGCCGTGCCCAGCTGGGCACTGGGCACCGGAGGCACACGTTTCGGGAGGTTTCCCGGAGGCGGTGAGCCAGGAACCTTGGAGGACAAGATAGCCGATGTGGGGCTGTTGCACCAGTTGAGCCAATCTGCGGGAGCGATCTCGCTGCACATTCCCTGGGATATCCCCAAGGATGTGAAGGCCATTAAGGAACTGGCCGCTTCGCACGGGCTGATCTTCGACGCGGTGAACTCCAATACCTTTCAGGACCAGCCTGACCAAGAGCTTTCCTATAAGTTCGGGTCGCTTTGCCATGCGGACAGGGCAGTCAGAAAACAGGCCGTGGACCATAACCTTGAAGTGATCAGATATGGTGATGCCCTCGGCTCCAAGTCGCTGACCGTTTGGTTGGCGGACGGATCGTCTTTCCCGGGACAGCTGAATTTCAAGAAGGCTTTCCGGCGTACCCTGGAATCGCTTCAGGAAATCTATGCGGGCATGCCTTCCGACTGGAAGATGTTTGTGGAATACAAGCCCTATGAGCCGAATTTCTACTCTACCGTCATCCAGGACTGGGGCACCTCCCATATGCTGGCCGATAAGTTGGGCGACCGTGCCTACAGCTTGGTGGACCTTGGCCACCACCTGCCCAATACCAATATCGAGCAGATCGTGGCGACGCTGATGATGGAGGGCAAGCTGGGCGGCTTCCACTTCAACGATTCCAAGTACGGCGATGATGACGTGACCGTTGGCTCGCTGAAGCCCTACCAGTTGTTTTTGATCTTCAACGAACTGGTGGACGGCATGGAAGACCCTACATCGGACAATCCCTACCCTGCCTGGATGATCGATGCCAGCCATAACCTGAAGGATCCGTTGGAGGACCTGCTTCAATCACTGGAAGCGATCAAACTGGCCTATGCACAGGCACTGTTGGTGGACCGTGTGGCACTGGAAGAGGCCCGGGAAAACAATGATCCTTCCCTGGCACAGGAAATCCTTCAGGCAGCCTACCGTACGGATGTCCGTCCACTGTTGGCGGAAGCCAGGTTACAGTCAGGAGGGGCCCTGGATCCGATAGGTACTTATCGAAGACTCAATGTCCGGAAGGAACTGATCGCCCAGCGTGGCGAGAAGGTGATCTCCACGGGACTGTAA